A segment of the Chitinivorax sp. PXF-14 genome:
GCTGCAACGGCCTGCCTCTACGGCGTTACAGAAGCCGCTGTGTTGGCCGCCGGCTATGCGCCTGCCGTGGGTTTTATCCATTCAGGCAAGCCGCTGTCCTTCGTCTACGATGTGGCCGACCTCTACAAGTTCGAGACAGTCGTGCCGGCGGCCTTTGCTGTCGCAGCCAAGCCTGTGGCCCAGCCAGAGCGCGCGGTGCGCCTCAAATGTCGTGACCTGTTTCGCCAGACCCGCCTTTTGGAGCGGATCATTCCAGACATAGAAGAAATCCTGGCTGCGGGTGGCCTCACACCTCCTGAACCTGCAGAGGAGGCTATCCCGCCGGCCATCCCCAACCCGGAGAGTCTCGGCGATGCTGGTCATCGTGCTTGAAAACGCCCCGCCGCGGCTACGTGGTCGGCTTGCCATCTGGCTCTTGGAAATCCGTGCGGGCGTTTATGTCGGTAACTATTCCCGACGAGTCCGCGAACATATCTGGCAGCAAGTGGAGCAGGGCATCGAGGACGGTAATGCGGTCATGGCCTGGCGTGCCAATAACGAGGCGGGATTCGATTTCGTCACATTGGGCACCAA
Coding sequences within it:
- the cas2e gene encoding type I-E CRISPR-associated endoribonuclease Cas2e — protein: MLVIVLENAPPRLRGRLAIWLLEIRAGVYVGNYSRRVREHIWQQVEQGIEDGNAVMAWRANNEAGFDFVTLGTNRRIPIELDGAKLVSFLPSEDHTDL